A portion of the Sabethes cyaneus chromosome 3, idSabCyanKW18_F2, whole genome shotgun sequence genome contains these proteins:
- the LOC128739953 gene encoding zinc finger protein 883-like, whose amino-acid sequence MFEVCCRLCLEQTHINKMYSLYSKHKLYTIRDKIYQLFQIEFSDTEKLSAVCVQCLERIDVVDDIRNLFIESDKKLRSILYSDSNEAVNCTKITLPPSKNKEVACFKNEEYDTVDCETGALQQTSISDLVDNQCVAQSSNSKDSDIEENSVLEILDDEPEYLSDTEVSVYDEELVPEEIISEEELNEINNAQYVVIYTSEQSSDTVLENTETKIATDCTYGLLEVNNQTSLTNDECDQNNIRFSCNVCNEVFVNRMLLATHTKTVHLTEYPDDCKQCLMVFKSNCDLKTHDCNEKSCIKCPECTQNFQNLKTLHLHIRNAHTKRTYSNLCQSRKVILYKCDFCTEILPTSLKLIEHGKLLHPNEFILHSCNRCDQCFGNKQSFRSHLLAHDKNYECRHCGKLCPTAVSLAGHENTHTRDQPFQCSQCDRNFAQYTSMRRHMKIHFNEKAYQCDFCPKRFRQRSVMLTHRRIHTGEKPFNCEVCSKSFRDHSTLAKHKKIHTKANQNKKS is encoded by the exons ATGTTTGAAGTATGTTGCCGTTTATGCTTGGAGCAAACGCATATCAACAAGATGTATTCACTATATAGCAAACACAAATTATACACAATTCGTGATAAAATTTACCAATTGTTTCAAATTGAG TTTTCAGATACTGAAAAGCTGTCTGCGGTTTGCGTTCAATGTCTGGAGAGAATTGATGTCGTGGACGACATTCGTAATCTTTTTATAGAATCTGATAAAAAACTTCGAAGTATTTTGTATAG CGATTCGAATGAAGCGGTAaactgtacaaaaataactttaCCGCCTTCAAAAAATAAAGAGGTGGCTTGCTTTAAAAACGAAGAATATGACACAGTGGATTGCGAAACCGGAGCATTGCAACAAACTTCAATTTCCGATTTAGTTGATAACCAGTGTGTTGCGCAGTCTTCAAACTCAAAAGACTCGGACATTGAGGAAAATTCAGTTCTCGAAATTTTGGATGACGAACCTGAATATCTGTCAGATACAGAAGTTTCTGTATACGACGAAGAATTAGTACCTGAAGAAATCATCTCTGAAGAAGAGTTAAATGAGATTAACAATGCGCAATACGTTGTAATTTATACGTCTGAGCAAAGCAGTGATACCGTACTGGAAAACACCGAAACAAAAATTGCTACGGATTGTACATACGGATTATTAGAAGTCAACAACCAGACATCTTTGACAAATGATGAATGCGATCAAAATAATATTAGATTCTCCTGCAATGTATGCAATGAAGTGTTTGTGAACAGAATGTTACTCGCTACGCATACCAAAACTGTTCACTTAACAGAGTATCCAGATGATTGCAAGCAGTGTTTAATGGTGTTTAAATCAAACTGCGATTTAAAAACCCACGATTGTAATGAAAAGTCTTGCATAAAATGTCCAGAATGTACCCAAAATTTTCAGAATTTGAAAACTCTCCATCTTCATATTCGTAATGCTCACACAAAACGGACATATTCTAACCTATGTCAATCTCGAAAAGTTATTTTATATAAATGTGATTTTTGTACGGAGATCCTGCCAACCTCACTTAAGCTTATAGAACATGGAAAGCTTTTGCATCCCAATGAATTCATACTTCATTCATGCAATAGATGCGATCAATGCTTTGGAAATAAACAATCATTTCGTTCACATTTGTTGGCTCACGACAAAAACTACGAATGCAGACATTGTGGTAAGTTATGTCCGACAGCGGTATCCCTCGCTGGGCATGAAAATACCCACACACGCGACCAACCATTTCAATGTTCACAGTGTGATCGTAATTTCGCGCAATATACCAGCATGCGTAGGCACATGAAAATTCATTTCAACGAAAAAGCTTATCAGTGTGACTTTTGTCCAAAGCGGTTTAGACAACGATCCGTTATGCTAACTCACCGGCGAATACACACAGGCGAAAAACCATTTAACTGCGAAGTATGTAGTAAATCGTTCCGCGATCATAGCACTTTAgccaaacacaaaaaaattcaCACTAAAGCAAATCAAAATAAGAAAAGCTGA